From Phragmites australis chromosome 5, lpPhrAust1.1, whole genome shotgun sequence, a single genomic window includes:
- the LOC133919132 gene encoding E3 ubiquitin-protein ligase ATL6-like, with product MATTNTGRRHPLVVLSLHLAVVGAFSMVTAQAPPPPQLQFLTTTAGRTVPTTFITIAIIAFFVLVFFCVLFNKWSSSSADADASAGARQGSIRRRRRGLDPAAVAALPIVPYAEIRKHKSGGGGLECAVCLTAFDDGDELRLLPQCSHAFHPDCIDPWLEGHVTCPLCRANLENPAPPVVPLSSPETKPETSEAVAVRVDVENDEEERREEAVELEKLRCVRRAARMPRSRSTGHSMPTTAAAEMGEHERFTVRLPPHVREEVLKSRRLRHATSLVVSLGGASNCEGSSTCAGGGGRCHVARRRWPSFLARTTSWAQGGGEESARRGGVGPEAVARRPPCGHVVCSTARWPAQCKAGNLA from the coding sequence ATGGCCACCACAAACACGGGGCGGCGACACCCACTTGTCGTCCTCTCTTTGCACCTCGCCGTCGTAGGTGCTTTCTCCATGGTCACCGCGCAGGCGCCTCCGCCGCCACAGCTGCAGTTTCTCACGACGACTGCCGGCCGTACCGTGCCTACTACCTTCATCACCATCGCCATCATCGCCTTCTTCGTCCTCGTCTTTTTCTGCGTCCTCTTCAACAAGTGGAGCAGCAGCTCCGCTGACGCGGACGCCAGCGCCGGAGCACGTCAGGGGTCCATCAGGCGACGCAGGCGGGGACTCGACCCAGCGGCGGTAGCCGCGCTCCCGATCGTGCCGTACGCGGAGATCAGGAAGCAcaagagcggcggcggcgggctggAGTGCGCCGTGTGCCTCACCGCGTTCGACGACGGTGACGAGCTCCGGCTGCTGCCGCAGTGCTCCCACGCCTTCCACCCGGACTGCATCGACCCCTGGCTCGAGGGCCACGTTACCTGCCCACTGTGCCGCGCCAACCTCGAGAACCCTGCGCCGCCGGTGGTGCCGCTTTCTTCGCCTGAGACGAAGCCGGAGACGTCGGAGGCCGTCGCTGTGCGGGTGGATGTGGAGAacgacgaggaggagaggagggaggaggccgtGGAGCTCGAGAAGCTGCGCTGCGTGCGGCGCGCGGCAAGGATGCCGCGGTCGCGCTCGACGGGGCACTCGATGCCCACGACGGCAGCGGCTGAGATGGGAGAGCACGAGAGGTTCACGGTGCGGTTGCCACCGCACGTCCGGGAGGAGGTGCTCAAGTCGAGGCGGCTGCGGCACGCAACCAGCCTCGTCGTCAGCCTAGGCGGCGCCTCGAACTGCGAGGGGAGCTCGACGTGTGCaggtggtggtgggagatgtCACGTCGCACGGCGCCGTTGGCCGTCCTTCTTGGCCAGGACGACGTCGTGGGCACAGGGCGGTGGGGAAGAGTCGGCGCGGAGAGGAGGCGTGGGACCCGAGGCGGTCGCAAGAAGACCGCCATGCGGTCATGTGGTATGCTCCACGGCGCGGTGGCCGGCCCAGTGCAAAGCCGGGAATTTGGCTTGA